In one window of Notolabrus celidotus isolate fNotCel1 chromosome 17, fNotCel1.pri, whole genome shotgun sequence DNA:
- the si:ch211-37e10.2 gene encoding uncharacterized protein si:ch211-37e10.2: MVLESPALLLLLSWVSLQAVAEICRGTHCYGAETGDPRPCTGAHCPGTRSSRPPRQFNPTTQGRSAHVVASQHHAYQTFPRAASDAYPAVQPLRGRHGDSGSSSSGTRMRAPEVFPAGCTDSDCAALVKQFQPTNDTRECRGIECRLPARIRPKSRVKSCVGEGCLVGSEESVSSSSASQLPPLHLSDRAAQFLGDFPELGYPSPELGSAPLGVQLTCDIKPGENEVPSEDALILHLQLAKGQEKLVEAMRTQQVVIRDLQQKLADQQEALLSQQREILEQQQRMYEQMDVVKSQYGVLSDTVKQVSFQGLQGELQSYFESHLAGLQSQARSHLQKSYAGHKMDMDAKVMDVVGEAHLPQPLLGCPSPCGPEEFCDFQRDPPQCEKCTMCPPGFFLISQCSPTADRMCQDRDECLELPNICGERVKCLNTPGGFRCLGVSEREAVMGLCGHDYFYNQELQECQACSDCDGEPVAVSCTAISDSVCGQPSETRLSQSWVANVAVPSAGTPGANIFPGLQLNIRGKESSELLSNEGGQVRFLQHGLVWLDHNFAIKHSCRNFLQVGMRLNGSQEEEGKDLSGVRIEQPDGKYFQGVSVSGGVEVEPNHTLTLLLRSPNQHCNQSKDIHVYDVNTPSFSLLWLSHDTGAVAMTAQMSLMAHYQTSYRPTLSMTSVSDPYMIILTHDNRGVRFTESGVVKFVFQQALYSMGHTCVREGFSLVAHTNRNGTNQEGMQAFKTGVHYRDTSITLSGAVSVNGGDTLSFEIQSPSQCNIRYFGDNTGISMLSLIWIPSAVSSALSATVSRTGLPSGAVRNKPLLFQQISPDTPQVHLARTGEPNSRKNFVFHERGMANIALNLKLIHSCNIVKLTLQQVGGQGGRPGPLAQQVSGYMPEGSQWASIGLRASFSVQNGTAVFVTLDCIRGRVNQITHEGGTNISILWVAV; this comes from the exons ATGGTTTTAGAATCACCAgcgctgttgctgctgctctcttggGTATCACTGCAAGCTGTCGCAGAGATTTGCCGCGGGACGCACTGCTACGGCGCGGAAACAGGCGATCCACGACCGTGCACGGGAGCGCACTGTCCGGGGACCAGATCCTCCAGACCACCGCGACAGTTCAACCCCACAACACAGGGGAGATCTGCACACGTAGTGGCGAGTCAACATCATGCGTACCAGACTTTTCCAAGAGCAGCATCGGACGCTTATCCAGCTGTGCAGCCTCTGCGCGGGCGGCACGGTGatagcggcagcagcagcagcggcacaCGGATGAGAGCGCCTGAAGTTTTCCCTGCAGGTTGCACGGATTCGGACTGTGCCGCTCTTGTGAAACAGTTTCAGCCCACAAATGACACCCGAGAGTGTAGAGGGATCGAGTGCAGACTGCCGGCGAGGATACGGCCAAAATCTCGGGTGAAGTCTTGTgtgggagagggatgtctggtcGGTTCAGAAGAGAGCGTTTCCTCATCCTCCGCCAGCCagcttcctcctctccatctgtccGACAGAGCCGCACAGTTTCTGGGAGATTTCCCGGAGCTGGGATATCCGTCGCCGGAACTTGGCAGTGCGCCTTTGGGTGTCCAGCTAACATGTGACATCAAGCCAG GTGAGAATGAAGTCCCCTCAGAAGATGCCCTCATCCTGCACCTCCAGCTGGCTAAAGGGCAGGAGAAGCTGGTGGAGGCCATGCGAACTCAGCAGGTCGTCATCCGAGACCTGCAGCAGAAGCTGGCGGACCAACAGGAAGCTCTTCTATCCCAGCAGAGGGAGAtcctggagcagcagcagcgcatGTATGAGCAGATGGATGTGGTGAAGTCGCAGTATGGCGTCCTCTCAGACACCGTCAAACAGGTTTCCTTCCAGGGTCTGCAGGGCGAGCTGCAGAGCTATTTTGAGAGTCACCTGGCGGGACTGCAGAGCCAGGCCCGCAGCCACCTGCAGAAGTCCTACGCTGGGCATAAGATGGATATGGATGCAAAGGTGATGGATGTGGTCGGAGAGGCTCATCTCCCGCAACCTCTGTTGGGATGCCCTTCACCATGTGGGCCGGAGGAGTTCTGTGATTTTCAGAGGGACCCACCTCAGTGTGAGAAATGCACCATGTGTCCACCGGGTTTCTTTTTAATCTCACAATGCTCTCCGACTGCAGACAGGATGTGCCAG GACAGAGATGAATGCCTTGAATTACCAAACATCTGTGGAGAGCGAGTGAAGTGTCTTAATACTCCAG GGGGGTTCAGGTGTCTCGGAGTTTCGGAGAGAGAGGCAGTGATGGGTCTCTGTGGTCACGACTACTTCTACAACCAGGAGCTGCAGGAGTGTCAGGCCTGTTCTGACTGTGATGGAGAGCCTGTCGCTGTTTCCTGCACAGCTATCAGCGACTCTGTCTGCGGCCAGCCATCAGAGACCCGACTCTCCCAGTCCTGGGTCGCCAATGTGGCAGTTCCTTCTGCCGGCACCCCTGGCGCCAACATCTTCCCCGGGCTTCAGCTAAACATCCGCGGCAAAGAGAGCTCTGAGCTGTTGTCTAATGAAGGGGGACAGGTGAGGTTCCTGCAGCACGGCTTGGTGTGGTTGGATCATAATTTCGCAATAAAGCACAGCTGCAGGAACTTCCTCCAGGTTGGGATGAGGCTTAATGGGAGCCAGGAGGAAGAAGGTAAGGACCTCAGCGGGGTTCGTATCGAGCAACCAGATGGGAAATACTTCCAGGGTGTGAGTGTGAGCGGTGGAGTTGAGGTGGAGCCTAACCACACTTTAACTCTGCTGCTAAGAAGTCCTAATCAACACTGCAACCAAAGCAAGGACATCCACGTCTATGATGTCAACACTCCTTCTTTCAGTCTGCTCTGGCTGTCACACGACACCGGTGCTGTGGCCATGACGGCTCAGATGTCCCTGATGGCACACTACCAAACAAGCTACCGTCCGACTTTAAGTATGACCTCGGTGTCCGACCCATATATGATCATACTAACCCACGACAACCGCGGTGTGCGCTTCACAGAAAGCGGGGTTGTCAAGTTTGTCTTCCAACAGGCTCTGTACTCTATGGGCCACACCTGCGTAAGAGAGGGATTCTCCCTGGTCGCCCATACCAATCGAAACGGAACTAACCAGGAGGGGATGCAAGCCTTCAAGACGGGCGTCCATTACAGAGATACCTCCATCACTCTTTCTGGAGCTGTGAGTGTGAACGGCGGGGACACACTTAGCTTTGAGATCCAATCTCCGTCCCAGTGCAACATCCGCTACTTTGGAGACAACACTGGGATCAGCATGTTAAGCCTCATCTGGATTCCTTCAGCAGTGTCATCAGCTCTAAGTGCAACCGTGTCCAGGACTGGTCTACCCTCTGGAGCAGTGAGGAATAAACCACTGTTATTTCAGCAGATCAGCCCGGACACCCCACAGGTTCATTTGGCCCGTACAGGAGAGCCTAACAGCCGGAAGAACTTTGTATTCCACGAGAGAGGGATGGCAAACATAGCCCTCAACCTGAAGCTGATACACTCTTGCAATATTGTTAAGCTCACTTTGCAGCAGGTTGGGGGTCAGGGCGGGCGGCCTGGTCCTTTGGCTCAGCAGGTTTCTGGGTATATGCCTGAAGGAAGCCAGTGGGCCAGTATCGGGCTGAGGGCTTCTTTTTCAGTCCAGAATGGTACGGCTGTCTTTGTCACTCTGGACTGCATCCGCGGACGAGTTAACCAGATAACTCACGAGGGCGGCACTAACATTTCAATCCTCTGGGTTGCAGTGTGA